The segment GCTCAGGGTTTCACTCAAGACCAAGTGGACGAAATGAATCAACAGTTGAGTCACACAAGATCTCAGCGTGTCCGTGCTGCCATGTTTCCAGAAACTTTGGAAGAGGGTATTGAAATACCTTCTACGCAATTTGATCCGGCTCAACCCACCGCTGTACAGAGATTGGCAGAACCAAGTCAAATGTTGAAACATGCTGTCGTCAACTTGATAAACTATCAAGATGATGCAGATCTAGCGACTCGTGCAATACCAGAATTAATTAAGTTGTTAAACGATGAGGACCAAGTTGTTGTATCTAAAGCGGCAATGGTGGTTCACCAACTTTCAAAGAAAGAGGCTTCTCGTCATGCTATCATGAACAGTTCTCAAATGGTAGCTGCATTAGTTCGTGCAATTTCAAACAGTGACGATCTTGAATCGACAAAAGCGGCAGTCGGCACGTTGCACAATTTATCTCATCACAGACAAGGTTTGCTGGCTATTTTCAAAAGCGGTGGTATACCAGCTCTTGTGAAACTTTTGAGCTCTCCGATGGAATCTGTTCTCTTTTATGCCATAACAACGCTACATAATTTACTGTTACATCAAGATGGTTCTAAAATGGCTGTACGTCTTGCCGGAGGCTTACAAAAAATGGTTAATTTGCTTCAACGAAACAATGTAAAGTTTTTAGCTATAGTAACAGATTGTCTGCAAATTCTCGCATTTGGCAATCAGGAGAGCAAGTTAATTATATTAGCTTCGCAAGGACCAATAGAACTAGTACGCATTATGCGTTCTTACGATTACGAGAAGCTATTATGGACCACTTCGAGAGTCTTGAAAGTGTTATCAGTTTGTTCTAGCAATAAACCAGCAATAGTAGAAGCAGGTGGTATGCAAGCACTTTCGATGCACCTCGGTAATCCGAGTCAGAGACTGGTCCAGAATTGTTTGTGGACACTACGAAATTTGTCAGACGCTGGCACCAAAGTCGACGGATTAGAAGGTTTACTACAGAGTCTTGTACAAGTGCTCAGCTCAACAGATGTAAATGTTGTCACTTGTGCCGCTGGTATATTATCAAATCTTACTTGCAACAACCAACGTAACAAAGTAACAGTATGTCAAGTGGGTGGTGTCGATGCCCTTGTTCGTACCATCATTTACGCGGATAGTCGAGAGGAAATCAGCGAACCAGCAGTATGCGCACTCCGCCATTTGACGTCGCGTCACGGAGAGGCAGAAACAGCACAGAATTCTATTCGTTTAAATTATGGCATTCAGGTCATAGTAAAACTTCTACATCCACCTTCACGTTGGCCGCTCGTTAAAGCTGTAATTGGATTAATTCGTAATTTGGCACTCTGTACTGCGAATCATGGTCCGCTTCGCGATCATGGAGCGATTCATCATCTCGTTAGGCTTCTGATGCGTGCTTTCCCTGAAACACAGCGGGTAAATATTAACGTCGAACATTTTTACGCACGGATATAACGAACAAAACTGTTTTCTACGATCAAATACGTTTGAAAAACGATCGATTCTTATTCAGCAGCAACGGTCATCTGTGGCAAGCACCGGAAGTCAGCAAACATCGGGCGCGTACGCGGATGGTGGTGTACGCATGGAAGAAATAGTCGAAGGTACCGTAGGAGCGCTTCATATTCTCGCGAGAGAATCGCATAATAGGGTCATCATCAGATCTCAGAACGTAATTCCGATTTTCGTACAGGTCAGTATATTCAATGCAATACTTTTATTCGTTTGTTCGTTCGTGTTAATCTGTATATACTCCTGTTTCAGTTGCTGTTTAACGAGATCGAGAATATTCAACGCGTAGCGGCCGGAGTGCTTTGCGAACTTGCTACTGACAAAGAAAGTGCTGAAATGATCGAACGAGAAGGTGCTACTGCTCCTTTGACGGAGCTGCTTCATTCTAGAAACGAGGGCGTCGCGACTTACGCAGCAGCCGTGTTATTCCGCATGAGCGAGGACAAACCGCAAGAATACAAGAAACGACTGTCCATAGAACTTACAAACTCTTTGTTCCGCGAGGATACCAATCTCTGGAACAACGCTGACTTCGGAATGCCTCCTGATTTGCAGGTACTGTAACTCGTAATATCGATGCATGCCTCGCTTATGCcgtggctaaatttatttttttacaaacACTTTGTAACATAGGGTATTtttctttacaattttttttttttttcttttgttcgTTTTCGTTTTCGTCTGGCGGCATGTGCTGCTGCGATAAGAATCAGCACCTCCGTACTTGCTATTCCGTGCTAGCTTTCGAATAGATTCCAGGAATCAGGTTTGTAGAACAGCTTGCGATAAAAGTCAACGTTTAGAGCAGAATAGAAATTTCCTTCTGCGCGATCGGTTACATCGTGTTAAGTAAATTAAGCCACGAGAACATAATAGCGATAGCGGTTATATCTGATTAGTAACAACAAGTACTTGCATACGTAATCTTCCCCGCCATGTAAGTTTAGAAGTGTAAAATTAGATAGTTTGCAAAAGTGAATGTCGTTATCCATTATTCCAGTTCGCACAACTTAGTTACGTTTGATATTGATCTTTCTTCGGGAGATAAACGTGAAAGAGAAACGAAATCGGTTAGAATGTACAGACGTAGTTTTAAGGTAGTGTATTTTACTGTCgacgataaattttcaaataggtATTAACGCTACATTTTATCATTTGTTGCGCATACGTTCATAACTATCGTTCAAATTGATGCTTCAGCTTTGACTACGTTCCACCGTTCACTTAAAAATTCCGCATACTGTATATCCGAGTCATTAACGCGTTATTCATGAGCTGAAACCGGGCCCCCAGGGTCGTGCCTAATGGAGCAATGGAACCTGTAATAAATGTACAGCGATGACTTTATTATGATCCTCAGTTTGCAACGTTACGTTATGCATGGGAATGCGTTTCGTTCCATTCGTGTTTCACCCCTTGCAGGCTGTGTAACAAAAAACGAGCGCGATAGTACTCTTAAACGCTACGAACGCGTCACGCAACGACGCGTTATTGTCATACGTATATGTATATCATACCGTCTTTGAACACTAATTTTCTACGCGACTTATCGGCGATATTGTGACGAGTATCGTCCGACCTATACTCTCTCCGGGGTGTTAATGACACGCCTACAACAGAAGATAGGTCTTGTGTTGATCTGAGCTACCTAATCTTCAGGACATGCTTGGCCCTGATCAAGGCTATGATGGTATGTATGGACAAGGACCCCCTAGTGTACACAGCAGCCACGGAGGTCGAGGGTATCAACCGCAAGGTAAGTTACGAGCGTTATCATTTCTATTCGATTATTGCTTTCGAACGATCCGTACGCTCGGTCGTAGGTGAATCTACAAATTTCTTCTCTTCGCGATTATTAATGGTTCGACCTCGTAATCTTTGATACGGCTTATGATCT is part of the Colletes latitarsis isolate SP2378_abdomen chromosome 10, iyColLati1, whole genome shotgun sequence genome and harbors:
- the Arm gene encoding armadillo isoform X3, whose amino-acid sequence is MSYQMSSNQSRPMSHGNYQGLGDLPMGSAKEQTLMWQQNSYMGDSGIHSGAVTQAPSLSGKEDDEMEGDQLMFDLDQGFAQGFTQDQVDEMNQQLSHTRSQRVRAAMFPETLEEGIEIPSTQFDPAQPTAVQRLAEPSQMLKHAVVNLINYQDDADLATRAIPELIKLLNDEDQVVVSKAAMVVHQLSKKEASRHAIMNSSQMVAALVRAISNSDDLESTKAAVGTLHNLSHHRQGLLAIFKSGGIPALVKLLSSPMESVLFYAITTLHNLLLHQDGSKMAVRLAGGLQKMVNLLQRNNVKFLAIVTDCLQILAFGNQESKLIILASQGPIELVRIMRSYDYEKLLWTTSRVLKVLSVCSSNKPAIVEAGGMQALSMHLGNPSQRLVQNCLWTLRNLSDAGTKVDGLEGLLQSLVQVLSSTDVNVVTCAAGILSNLTCNNQRNKVTVCQVGGVDALVRTIIYADSREEISEPAVCALRHLTSRHGEAETAQNSIRLNYGIQVIVKLLHPPSRWPLVKAVIGLIRNLALCTANHGPLRDHGAIHHLVRLLMRAFPETQRQQRSSVASTGSQQTSGAYADGGVRMEEIVEGTVGALHILARESHNRVIIRSQNVIPIFVQLLFNEIENIQRVAAGVLCELATDKESAEMIEREGATAPLTELLHSRNEGVATYAAAVLFRMSEDKPQEYKKRLSIELTNSLFREDTNLWNNADFGMPPDLQVMGRYQ
- the Arm gene encoding armadillo isoform X1 yields the protein MSYQMSSNQSRPMSHGNYQGLGDLPMGSAKEQTLMWQQNSYMGDSGIHSGAVTQAPSLSGKEDDEMEGDQLMFDLDQGFAQGFTQDQVDEMNQQLSHTRSQRVRAAMFPETLEEGIEIPSTQFDPAQPTAVQRLAEPSQMLKHAVVNLINYQDDADLATRAIPELIKLLNDEDQVVVSKAAMVVHQLSKKEASRHAIMNSSQMVAALVRAISNSDDLESTKAAVGTLHNLSHHRQGLLAIFKSGGIPALVKLLSSPMESVLFYAITTLHNLLLHQDGSKMAVRLAGGLQKMVNLLQRNNVKFLAIVTDCLQILAFGNQESKLIILASQGPIELVRIMRSYDYEKLLWTTSRVLKVLSVCSSNKPAIVEAGGMQALSMHLGNPSQRLVQNCLWTLRNLSDAGTKVDGLEGLLQSLVQVLSSTDVNVVTCAAGILSNLTCNNQRNKVTVCQVGGVDALVRTIIYADSREEISEPAVCALRHLTSRHGEAETAQNSIRLNYGIQVIVKLLHPPSRWPLVKAVIGLIRNLALCTANHGPLRDHGAIHHLVRLLMRAFPETQRQQRSSVASTGSQQTSGAYADGGVRMEEIVEGTVGALHILARESHNRVIIRSQNVIPIFVQLLFNEIENIQRVAAGVLCELATDKESAEMIEREGATAPLTELLHSRNEGVATYAAAVLFRMSEDKPQEYKKRLSIELTNSLFREDTNLWNNADFGMPPDLQDMLGPDQGYDGMYGQGPPSVHSSHGGRGYQPQGYGQIPVDSMQGLEIGGGSTYGAMDTMDVAHEGDLSFDHLEELPAPPQDNNQVAAWYDTDL
- the Arm gene encoding armadillo isoform X2, which translates into the protein MSYQMSSNQSRPMSHGNYQGLGDLPMGSAKEQTLMWQQNSYMGDSGIHSGAVTQAPSLSGKEDDEMEGDQLMFDLDQGFAQGFTQDQVDEMNQQLSHTRSQRVRAAMFPETLEEGIEIPSTQFDPAQPTAVQRLAEPSQMLKHAVVNLINYQDDADLATRAIPELIKLLNDEDQVVVSKAAMVVHQLSKKEASRHAIMNSSQMVAALVRAISNSDDLESTKAAVGTLHNLSHHRQGLLAIFKSGGIPALVKLLSSPMESVLFYAITTLHNLLLHQDGSKMAVRLAGGLQKMVNLLQRNNVKFLAIVTDCLQILAFGNQESKLIILASQGPIELVRIMRSYDYEKLLWTTSRVLKVLSVCSSNKPAIVEAGGMQALSMHLGNPSQRLVQNCLWTLRNLSDAGTKVDGLEGLLQSLVQVLSSTDVNVVTCAAGILSNLTCNNQRNKVTVCQVGGVDALVRTIIYADSREEISEPAVCALRHLTSRHGEAETAQNSIRLNYGIQVIVKLLHPPSRWPLVKAVIGLIRNLALCTANHGPLRDHGAIHHLVRLLMRAFPETQRQRSSVASTGSQQTSGAYADGGVRMEEIVEGTVGALHILARESHNRVIIRSQNVIPIFVQLLFNEIENIQRVAAGVLCELATDKESAEMIEREGATAPLTELLHSRNEGVATYAAAVLFRMSEDKPQEYKKRLSIELTNSLFREDTNLWNNADFGMPPDLQDMLGPDQGYDGMYGQGPPSVHSSHGGRGYQPQGYGQIPVDSMQGLEIGGGSTYGAMDTMDVAHEGDLSFDHLEELPAPPQDNNQVAAWYDTDL